Genomic window (Arctopsyche grandis isolate Sample6627 chromosome 5, ASM5162203v2, whole genome shotgun sequence):
TGTGTAAACTGTTTGTGCTGCTTGGGTGTATAAGATCCTTTGGGTCGTAGCTGGAGCTGATGAACTTTGTTGTTTATTCTCCCTAGCCAGTTGATTTCCACTAGCGGCAATATTTATCGAATGTGCAGTTTTTAACAATTCTGGTTCTGGGGCTTTTGGTGGAGGTGTATTGTTTCTGATACTCTGTCTTGCAGTCGTATCATAATGTCCACCTGCTTCACGTTCATATAGTTCTGGATGATACTGTCCATCGTCATAGTCATCTGGTTTATGCTGTCTGAAAGGTGCAGCAGTGGCTTTTTGCTCATATtgtcgattattattatttatattactggTAGATGGTCGTGCAGTAGAATATTGTACATTAACTGGAGAAGAATATTGGACATTTTCTGGAGAAGACTTTTGTACATTAACTGGAGAAGACTTTTGTACATTAACTGGAGAAGAATATTGGACATTAACTGGAGAAGACTTTTGTACATTAACTGGAGAAGACTTCTGTACATTTGCTTGTTGATATACATCACTAGTACTTGTTTGCTGTTGGTTGTTGGAATATTGTTGATAGTCGTTAGTGGATTTTTGTTGGAATTGCTGATTGTTAAAATTTCCACCTCTCAAATTTGATACTGGAGTAGAAGTCGATTGTTGTGGTTGTTGATATGTTGACGgttgattattttttgattGGGAGGTTTGTTCGGTGTTAAAAGTATATAACGGTGTAGATTGTTGATTATTATCATACtgcaaatttgtattatattttggttttgGGGTCTGTGGTTGACTGTATTTTTGATCTTCATTGTTGTAATTGTATTGAGGTGTTGattgtttatttacattaaattgcTGTTTTTTCTCTGGAAATTTAGTTGTTGGCTTAATTTTTTCGAAGTCTTCcgcattaaaattgaattgagTAGAAGATTGttgattattattgtattgttgaTTATACTGTGGGGTTGTTTGAGGAGTCGATTTTGAACTGTAATAAGTCGATTCTTGTTTGTTATAATTTCTtttatcattttcagtattgtaATTATAGTTCAGTGTCGTTTGTTCGTAGTTACCCACATATTTTTGctggttgttattattattatactgtgGTGAAGAAAGCTTTTGATCATAACGAACATTTGGTTCAGTATTGTAAGTTGTTTTTGCTGAAGTTTGTTGATTTTCGTATGACTGTTTTCTATCAATGTTATTATACCTTGATGTAGTTGGTtgatttgaattataattatttgaagTTCCACTGTTAAAACCACTGTTGTCAATCGATGATTGTGAATCCTTATTATATTGACTATAGTTATTATTACTAGCGATCGTTGTTTGTTTGTTCTTTATCTTCTCTGTTTCCGAATTGTAATTGGATTCAGGAGTAGATTGTGTTCTGCTTTTGAAAACTCTATTATTGTATCGGGAAGAAGGCGTACTCTGTGGAACAACTTGTTCGGTTCTTTGTGTGAACTTCTCTTGTTCAGATGTACTTGTTGACGATGGCTGTCTGTAAGATTGATTGTTTGttctttgataataattattgttgttattattatactgAGGCTGGGAAGTCGTGCGGAAACTTGTTGTAGATGTTGGGCGTGTTGTGGTTGGAACATAAGAGCCAGCAAAATTATTAGTGAACTGTCTAGGTTGCACGGAAGTAGGTTGTGGTGCACTCTCTGTAGGACGTCTTTGCAATTTTTTAACAACCTTTTTTCGTTGATGCTGATCTACCTGATTTTTTTTCTGCCCACCTATATCTCCTGCTTCTTGATTTTCCTTGCCTTCTCGATTATTGAAGAAATTCGAAGAATGCGCTCCGCTGAAAATATCTGGTTCAGCCCTTTGTAGATGAAAATCTGGTTCATCTTCTAAAGCCACTGGAGCTTTCTTGCTTTCGAAaccttatataattaaaaattaattataatttttaaatatattatatgtatattgtgtaagtgtataaattacatatataatagttgaTTGATTTTTTACTCACCAGATCCAATTCGATATAGGTCGAAATTGTCACTGGAATAATAAAGAGCTGAGGGTTCACATGCTACATCAGCCCATCCAGCACATATCTGTGCCTCCTGATCAAAAGCTGTACCATTTGGGCACAGAAACCGGAAGTCTTGAATCTATCgagatttttttgaaaattaaacattttatagataaatttatggtgaattacgtttttttagaaaatttttgactaatttttactaaactatttcaatatttagtgAAAAATATTTACCCCCACTCCGGCAACCTTCACACAAACATGAAACATTTGACATTGTGCATCAGGATCTGCATAATATCCACCCAGAACTTTGTCTCGGCATGAGAATTCAGTATCGGGTAACTGATCTGCACTGTGGTGTGGTGCATCTGGCTGTCGGGCAGCCGCAATCCCTAAAAAGCATGAACACTATAAAACTTTGTTTTCTCAATGcacatgaaataataaattaaaaaatatatgtatgaacaaaaaatgagaataaaataaaaattatagaaataagaAGTACAAACTCTTTGAATAAGAAgtagtaataatataatcttttaatatacatatgtgcacttTTTAACCaaattaagtatgtaaataaatcataatgCATATTATAACTACAAAATTACttcttatatctaatatataatttcgaaagagactttgtatgtatgtatgtaatgttggttggtaacatcgaaaacaattcaaagtttctatgacgatgattcaatatatatatatttttttcgattcaaatcaatttatttatatttactgttAGATTCTGTTTAAGC
Coding sequences:
- the LOC143911553 gene encoding uncharacterized protein LOC143911553; this encodes MYYLFGVCLLGIAAARQPDAPHHSADQLPDTEFSCRDKVLGGYYADPDAQCQMFHVCVKVAGVGIQDFRFLCPNGTAFDQEAQICAGWADVACEPSALYYSSDNFDLYRIGSGFESKKAPVALEDEPDFHLQRAEPDIFSGAHSSNFFNNREGKENQEAGDIGGQKKNQVDQHQRKKVVKKLQRRPTESAPQPTSVQPRQFTNNFAGSYVPTTTRPTSTTSFRTTSQPQYNNNNNNYYQRTNNQSYRQPSSTSTSEQEKFTQRTEQVVPQSTPSSRYNNRVFKSRTQSTPESNYNSETEKIKNKQTTIASNNNYSQYNKDSQSSIDNSGFNSGTSNNYNSNQPTTSRYNNIDRKQSYENQQTSAKTTYNTEPNVRYDQKLSSPQYNNNNNQQKYVGNYEQTTLNYNYNTENDKRNYNKQESTYYSSKSTPQTTPQYNQQYNNNQQSSTQFNFNAEDFEKIKPTTKFPEKKQQFNVNKQSTPQYNYNNEDQKYSQPQTPKPKYNTNLQYDNNQQSTPLYTFNTEQTSQSKNNQPSTYQQPQQSTSTPVSNLRGGNFNNQQFQQKSTNDYQQYSNNQQQTSTSDVYQQANVQKSSPVNVQKSSPVNVQYSSPVNVQKSSPVNVQKSSPENVQYSSPVNVQYSTARPSTSNINNNNRQYEQKATAAPFRQHKPDDYDDGQYHPELYEREAGGHYDTTARQSIRNNTPPPKAPEPELLKTAHSINIAASGNQLARENKQQSSSAPATTQRILYTQAAQTVYTTTSPKSVYSSFAAVTSAAPRPFSARPVPASSSAPSQKAAPVKQVKQATIPQKQKPTSQVAKSNPSAKSKDVSYDYAYYDNSDHYSEYDNIEEFGRTSKKQ